The following are encoded together in the Drosophila sechellia strain sech25 chromosome 3R, ASM438219v1, whole genome shotgun sequence genome:
- the LOC6612956 gene encoding protein zwilch isoform X2 has product MSASANLANVYAELMRRCGESYTITYGAPPTYLVSMVGAADAGKKIVLVFKEDRNGAVARLRTTPTRAAPKKESSADLDLTGSPLKDDCLVDAIADLSIDLHLEHSNPWKLEEEYQRGIPVDKARSIVCSEFLQLAEGLGSVWFLCDGSDLGQTQLLQYEFNPTHFSRGILSYQGVRPAYLVTSQSLVRHHGKTPDETLIENSYQVNSHMRLRCSWTSSAALPLLVNLNDCDVALNHTFRVGDCSSLTQDFMNQLRILVYIREDIVSYHTDVKQGVSRDPTYRCGSGIDMDELRESINQTMTDVSGLIGRYSISNAEFDIEDVVQRAKVRQLTDLTDKLWELLKCCHSYKDLKIAFSMLFQCAARCNIVNTPTNKNRLAKIITELANRRLAMPCLSGAEPLELLLEIGLEKLYKDYEFIYTESKMCSTNLLKEDSSEASMDDATPQNLPQLRKSLHNAVRGDPTPAAGMRKTLLHHHGAVNSRSAKYAGSDDDAGFKNSHFDEHESTERISKLFQIHCTLEHLLMMHIHLNLANVYNDVCSELLKKPPKLVESIDDQLSDVMDIRLSAHYVRDHLDGKDPYSRHITMRSHNKFRELKTTFYFDSENICPPNLAQCFQCDDKEMVKERTYHSWIYHKIRSLK; this is encoded by the exons ATGTCGGCTTCTGCGAACTTGGCGAACGTTTACGCGGAGCTAATGCGGCGGTGTGGCGAGTCCTACACGATCACCTATGGAGCGCCACCCACCTACTTGGTGAGCATGGTAGGGGCTGCGGACGCTGGCAAGAAGATTGTGCTGGTCTTCAAGGAGGATCGCAATGGAGCAGTGGCCAGACTCCGGACCACGCCCACCAGGGCAGCCCCAAAAAAAGAGAGCTCTGCGGACTTGGATCTGACGGGGAGTCCTTTGAAAGACGACTGCCTGGTGGACGCCATTGCCGACTTGTCCATCGACCTTCATCTGGAACACTCGAATCCCTGGAAGCTGGAGGAGGAGTACCAGCGCGGAATACCCGTGGACAAGGCGAGGTCCATTGTGTGCTCAGAGTTCCTGCAGCTGGCCGAGGGACTCGGATCCGTGTGGTTTTTGTGCGACGGCAGTGATCTCGGGCAGACTCAGTTGCTCCAGTATGAGTTCAACCCTACGCACTTCTCCAGGGGAATCCTTAGCTACCAGGGTGTGCGCCCTGCTTACCTGGTAACCTCGCAATCCCTGGTGCGCCATCATGGCAAGACCCCAGATGAAACCCTGATCGAAAACAGCTACCAGGTCAATTCCCATATGAGACTGCGCTGCTCCTGGACCTCTAGTGCTGCACTTCCGCTCCTGGTAAACCTAAACGACTGCGATGTGGCCTTGAATCACACTTTCCGCGTGGGCGACTGCAGTTCTTTGACGCAGGACTTTATGAACCAGCTGCGCATTCTGGTCTACATACGCGAAGACATCGTCTCCTACCACACGGATGTCAAACAGGGCGTCTCTCGGGATCCCACCTATCGTTGTGGCAGTGGCATTGACATGGACGAGCTGCGCGAGTCCATTAATCAGACAATGACAGATGTCTCAGGCCTTATAGGTCGCTATAGCATCAGCAATGCGGAGTTTGACATCGAAGATGTGGTGCAGAGGGCTAAGGTGCGCCAGCTCACGGATCTCACCGATAAGCTTTGGGAACTGCTCAAGTGCTGCCACTCCTACAAGGATCTCAAAATTGCCTTTAGTATGCTCTTCCAATGTGCTGCACGGTGTAACATAGTA AACACGCCTACTAACAAAAATCGACTGGCTAAGATTATCACCGAGTTGGCCAACCGTCGTCTGGCCATGCCTTGTTTAAGTGGGGCCGAGCCTCTGGAACTGCTCTTGGAGATTGGCTTGGAGAAGTTGTACAAGGACTACGAGTTTATCTACACCGAGAGCAAGATGTGCAGCACCAATCTGTTGAAGGAGGACTCCAGCGAAGCGTCGATGGACGATGCCACCCCCCAGAATCTGCCCCAGCTTCGAAAATCCCTGCACAATGCGGTCAGGGGTGATCCGACCCCAGCAGCTGGAATGCGGAAGACGCTGCTGCATCATCACGGCGCTGTCAATTCGCGAAGTGCAAAATATGCCGGTAGCGACGATGATGCCGGGTTTAAAAACAGCCATTTCGACGAGCACGAGAGTACGGAGAGAATCTCCAAGTTGTTTCAGATTCACTGCACCTTAGAGCATCTGCTGATGATGCACATCCACTTGAATCTGGCAAACG TTTACAACGATGTCTGTTCTGAACTGCTGAAGAAACCCCCTAAATTAGTAGAATCCATCGATGATCAGCTAAGCGATGTTATGGACATTCGCCTGTCTGCCCACTATGTCAGGGATCACTTGGATGGCAAGGATCCCTACTCGCGGCACATTACCATGCGTTCGCACAACAAGTTCCGCGAACTGAAGACCACCTTCTATTTCGATTCAGAGAACATTTGTCCGCCCAATTTGGCTCAGTGCTTCCAGTGTGACG ACAAGGAGATGGTCAAGGAGCGCACATATCATTCCTGGATATATCACAAGATTCGCTCACTTAAGTAA
- the LOC6612956 gene encoding protein zwilch isoform X1: MSASANLANVYAELMRRCGESYTITYGAPPTYLVSMVGAADAGKKIVLVFKEDRNGAVARLRTTPTRAAPKKESSADLDLTGSPLKDDCLVDAIADLSIDLHLEHSNPWKLEEEYQRGIPVDKARSIVCSEFLQLAEGLGSVWFLCDGSDLGQTQLLQYEFNPTHFSRGILSYQGVRPAYLVTSQSLVRHHGKTPDETLIENSYQVNSHMRLRCSWTSSAALPLLVNLNDCDVALNHTFRVGDCSSLTQDFMNQLRILVYIREDIVSYHTDVKQGVSRDPTYRCGSGIDMDELRESINQTMTDVSGLIGRYSISNAEFDIEDVVQRAKVRQLTDLTDKLWELLKCCHSYKDLKIAFSMLFQCAARCNIVIITELANRRLAMPCLSGAEPLELLLEIGLEKLYKDYEFIYTESKMCSTNLLKEDSSEASMDDATPQNLPQLRKSLHNAVRGDPTPAAGMRKTLLHHHGAVNSRSAKYAGSDDDAGFKNSHFDEHESTERISKLFQIHCTLEHLLMMHIHLNLANVYNDVCSELLKKPPKLVESIDDQLSDVMDIRLSAHYVRDHLDGKDPYSRHITMRSHNKFRELKTTFYFDSENICPPNLAQCFQCDDKEMVKERTYHSWIYHKIRSLK, translated from the exons ATGTCGGCTTCTGCGAACTTGGCGAACGTTTACGCGGAGCTAATGCGGCGGTGTGGCGAGTCCTACACGATCACCTATGGAGCGCCACCCACCTACTTGGTGAGCATGGTAGGGGCTGCGGACGCTGGCAAGAAGATTGTGCTGGTCTTCAAGGAGGATCGCAATGGAGCAGTGGCCAGACTCCGGACCACGCCCACCAGGGCAGCCCCAAAAAAAGAGAGCTCTGCGGACTTGGATCTGACGGGGAGTCCTTTGAAAGACGACTGCCTGGTGGACGCCATTGCCGACTTGTCCATCGACCTTCATCTGGAACACTCGAATCCCTGGAAGCTGGAGGAGGAGTACCAGCGCGGAATACCCGTGGACAAGGCGAGGTCCATTGTGTGCTCAGAGTTCCTGCAGCTGGCCGAGGGACTCGGATCCGTGTGGTTTTTGTGCGACGGCAGTGATCTCGGGCAGACTCAGTTGCTCCAGTATGAGTTCAACCCTACGCACTTCTCCAGGGGAATCCTTAGCTACCAGGGTGTGCGCCCTGCTTACCTGGTAACCTCGCAATCCCTGGTGCGCCATCATGGCAAGACCCCAGATGAAACCCTGATCGAAAACAGCTACCAGGTCAATTCCCATATGAGACTGCGCTGCTCCTGGACCTCTAGTGCTGCACTTCCGCTCCTGGTAAACCTAAACGACTGCGATGTGGCCTTGAATCACACTTTCCGCGTGGGCGACTGCAGTTCTTTGACGCAGGACTTTATGAACCAGCTGCGCATTCTGGTCTACATACGCGAAGACATCGTCTCCTACCACACGGATGTCAAACAGGGCGTCTCTCGGGATCCCACCTATCGTTGTGGCAGTGGCATTGACATGGACGAGCTGCGCGAGTCCATTAATCAGACAATGACAGATGTCTCAGGCCTTATAGGTCGCTATAGCATCAGCAATGCGGAGTTTGACATCGAAGATGTGGTGCAGAGGGCTAAGGTGCGCCAGCTCACGGATCTCACCGATAAGCTTTGGGAACTGCTCAAGTGCTGCCACTCCTACAAGGATCTCAAAATTGCCTTTAGTATGCTCTTCCAATGTGCTGCACGGTGTAACATAGTA ATTATCACCGAGTTGGCCAACCGTCGTCTGGCCATGCCTTGTTTAAGTGGGGCCGAGCCTCTGGAACTGCTCTTGGAGATTGGCTTGGAGAAGTTGTACAAGGACTACGAGTTTATCTACACCGAGAGCAAGATGTGCAGCACCAATCTGTTGAAGGAGGACTCCAGCGAAGCGTCGATGGACGATGCCACCCCCCAGAATCTGCCCCAGCTTCGAAAATCCCTGCACAATGCGGTCAGGGGTGATCCGACCCCAGCAGCTGGAATGCGGAAGACGCTGCTGCATCATCACGGCGCTGTCAATTCGCGAAGTGCAAAATATGCCGGTAGCGACGATGATGCCGGGTTTAAAAACAGCCATTTCGACGAGCACGAGAGTACGGAGAGAATCTCCAAGTTGTTTCAGATTCACTGCACCTTAGAGCATCTGCTGATGATGCACATCCACTTGAATCTGGCAAACG TTTACAACGATGTCTGTTCTGAACTGCTGAAGAAACCCCCTAAATTAGTAGAATCCATCGATGATCAGCTAAGCGATGTTATGGACATTCGCCTGTCTGCCCACTATGTCAGGGATCACTTGGATGGCAAGGATCCCTACTCGCGGCACATTACCATGCGTTCGCACAACAAGTTCCGCGAACTGAAGACCACCTTCTATTTCGATTCAGAGAACATTTGTCCGCCCAATTTGGCTCAGTGCTTCCAGTGTGACG ACAAGGAGATGGTCAAGGAGCGCACATATCATTCCTGGATATATCACAAGATTCGCTCACTTAAGTAA
- the LOC6612957 gene encoding probable rRNA-processing protein EBP2 homolog, translating to MSDFEMEDSASGYDSGDNSDAELQAAFERGDLKPGLNVEFNGQRDKVNDVTKLLTKTEAIKMQLPWLERLDMINTLAPLAPELAVQLEKHEQKRANLFKGNAKLPYIRPEEDPVLNDFKREMLFHRQAQSAVLEAIPRLQELGIKTRRPDDYFAEMAKSDEHMQKVRANLMAKQQGQAKSERIKQIREQRKMGKMLAKQTKVQREAEKKDMLDKLKKFRKGKLKNLDFLEDAKALESKQKQSAENRKKRNKKFGFGGKKKGLKRNTKSSSAGLDGDKSSRRQRGVKAGASVNKRLGKSRRIKAKGRK from the exons ATGTCGGACTTTGAAATGGAGGACAGTGCCTCTGGCTACGACTCAGGGGATAACTCAGATGCCGAG CTGCAAGCGGCATTTGAGCGAGGCGACTTAAAACCAGGCCTTAATGTGGAATTCAATGGGCAAAGAGACAAAGTGAACGATGTG ACCAAACTGCTGACCAAGACAGAGGCTATCAAGATGCAACTGCCTTGGCTGGAACGCCTGGACATGATCAACACACTGGCTCCCCTGGCGCCGGAACTCGCTGTTCAGCTGGAGAAGCACGAGCAGAAGCGAGCCAATCTCTTCAAGGGCAACGCCAAGCTGCCCTACATTCGCCCCGAGGAGGATCCCGTCCTGAATGACTTCAAGAGAGAGATGCTCTTCCACCGACAGGCGCAAAGTGCTGTTCTGGAGGCCATTCCACGCCTGCAAGAGCTGGGCATAAAGACCCGTCGGCCCGATGACTACTTCGCCGAAATGGCCAAGTCCGACGAGCACATGCAGAAGGTGCGCGCCAACCTGATGGCCAAACAGCAAGGTCAGGCGAAATCCGAGCGCATCAAGCAGATCCGCGAGCAGCGTAAGATGGGCAAGATGCTGGCCAAACAGACCAAGGTCCAACGCGAGGCCGAGAAGAAGGACATGCTTGACAAACTGAAGAAGTTCCGCAAGGGTAAGCTGAAGAACCTCGACTTCCTGGAGGACGCCAAGGCGCTCGAGTCCAAGCAGAAGCAGTCCGCCGAGAATCGCAAGAAGCGCAACAAGAAGTTCGGCTTCGGCGGCAAGAAGAAGGGCCTCAAGAGGAACACAAAGTCCTCCTCCGCGGGATTGGATGGCGACAAGTCCTCCAGGCGCCAGCGGGGCGTGAAGGCTGGTGCTTCGGTCAACAAGCGGCTTGGCAAATCGCGACGCATTAAGGCCAAGGGCAGAAAGTAA
- the LOC6612958 gene encoding G patch domain-containing protein 4: MDFAKKILGKYGWKEGDGLGKNNTGIAVPLKAALKFDNAGLGVDRAQEFNDHWWERCFNEAASNVDVQVKQDGQVSTSRRKGEEAVEISTSGFSARKLKKAKEQHASAGKTTYENFLQTSLLTQSGGEVETSERIRVEDIEVTKVAVLTDAELFKACGGRTAHKGARHGLKLGGKIARLEQQEREMLEKLQRKLKTAPETEQTEHQAVESVDDSVEQCDTKPKKKKKSRTEEVSEAGEVSQLEEPIKTKKKKKDKAEKAEEESPAHQTQEDPVKIKKKKSKTREPEEEVQDVAEEPVKTKKKKDKKAESPAGPGATEGSPQDAETDEQVKSKKKRKTVDSSEESETSTKLKKKRKNKENV, encoded by the coding sequence ATGGACTTCGCCAAGAAGATACTGGGAAAATACGGCTGGAAAGAGGGCGACGGCTTGGGCAAGAACAACACCGGAATCGCAGTTCCCTTGAAGGCCGCCTTGAAGTTCGATAACGCGGGACTGGGAGTGGATCGCGCCCAGGAATTCAATGACCATTGGTGGGAGCGCTGCTTCAACGAGGCCGCCAGCAATGTGGACGTCCAGGTTAAGCAGGACGGACAGGTGTCGACCTCCCGCAGAAAGGGTGAGGAAGCGGTGGAGATCTCCACCAGCGGATTCTCCGCGCGCAAGCTGAAGAAAGCCAAGGAGCAGCACGCCAGCGCTGGAAAGACCACCTACGAAAATTTCCTGCAGACTTCGCTGCTCACGCAGAGCGGCGGCGAGGTTGAGACCTCCGAGCGCATCAGGGTGGAGGACATTGAGGTCACCAAGGTGGCGGTACTCACAGATGCGGAACTCTTCAAGGCCTGCGGAGGAAGGACGGCGCACAAAGGAGCAAGGCATGGCCTAAAGCTGGGCGGAAAGATCGCCCGTTTGGAGCAGCAAGAGCGCGAGATGCTGGAGAAGCTTCAGCGCAAGCTAAAGACTGCGCCTGAAACGGAGCAAACCGAACATCAAGCAGTAGAGTCAGTTGATGACAGCGTGGAGCAGTGTGATACGAAgccaaaaaagaagaaaaagtcCAGGACAGAAGAGGTTTCTGAGGCAGGTGAGGTTTCCCAACTGGAAGAGCCCATAAAAAccaagaaaaagaagaaagacAAGGCTGAGAAGGCAGAAGAGGAATCCCCAGCACATCAAACTCAAGAAGATCCCGTCAAgatcaagaagaaaaaaagtAAGACACGGGAGCCGGAAGAGGAAGTCCAAGACGTTGCGGAAGAGCCAGTGAAGacaaaaaagaagaaagacAAGAAAGCGGAAAGTCCAGCAGGGCCAGGAGCAACTGAAGGATCACCCCAGGATGCTGAAACTGATGAACAAGTAAAGTCAAAAAAGAAGCGGAAAACGGTGGACTCTTCGGAGGAATCGGAAACTAGCACAAAactaaaaaagaaaagaaagaacAAGGAGAACGTGTGA
- the LOC6612959 gene encoding ATP synthase lipid-binding protein, mitochondrial produces MFVSTVSRIAPVARSALLANSKQYLRPLSSAIISQSQTLAAQNTTPVALLPQIRSFQTSPVTRDIDSAAKFIGAGAATIGVAGSGAGIGTVFGSLIIGYARNPSLKQQLFSYAILGFALSEAMGLFCLMMAFLLLFAF; encoded by the exons ATGTTCGTGTCGACAGTCTCTCGCATTGCCCCCGTTGCCAGGAGCGCC CTCCTCGCCAACTCCAAGCAGTACTTGCGACCATTGAGCAGCGCCATCATCAGCCAGAGCCAGACTTTGGCGGCTCAGAACACAACCCCCGTTGCATTGCTGCCACAGATCAGGTCATTCCAGACCTCGCCAGTCACGCGTGACATTGACTCGGCCGCCAAATTCATTGGCGCTGGTGCCGCAACAATCGGTGTCGCTGGATCCG GTGCTGGTATCGGAACAGTATTCGGTTCCCTCATCATCGGCTACGCTAGGAACCCATCGCTGAAACAGCAGCTGTTCTCCTACGCCATTCTGGGCTTCGCCCTGTCCGAGGCCATGGGTCTGTTCTGTTTGATGATGGCCTTCCTGCTGCTGTTCGCCTTCTAA